Proteins found in one Brachyspira murdochii DSM 12563 genomic segment:
- the thiD gene encoding bifunctional hydroxymethylpyrimidine kinase/phosphomethylpyrimidine kinase, which yields MIKALTIAGFDGSGGAGIQADLKTFSALGCYGMCVLTALPVQNTQGVRNCYGIELKAIEEQLYCIFDDIIPDAIKIGMLFNSDIIKLVADFLKTHAKNIPIIVDPVMVAKSGDRLLLEEAVASLKSRILPISAVVTPNIPEAEDLTSRKIKTDEDMINAAKEILDMGAKNVMLKGGHMEGELSRDLFMNREGKEFLDAVRIDTKNTHGTGCTLSAAICSYIAHGKTPLEACKLGKEYLFNALQSAKTDSVGKGHGPVNHFYDAWKHLDI from the coding sequence ATGATAAAGGCATTAACTATAGCAGGATTTGACGGTTCGGGAGGAGCTGGCATACAGGCAGATTTAAAAACTTTTTCGGCACTTGGCTGTTACGGAATGTGCGTACTTACTGCCCTACCCGTACAAAATACACAAGGAGTGAGAAACTGTTATGGTATAGAATTAAAAGCTATAGAAGAACAGTTATACTGCATATTTGATGACATCATACCAGACGCCATTAAAATAGGAATGCTTTTTAACAGCGATATAATAAAATTAGTAGCGGACTTCTTAAAAACTCATGCCAAAAATATACCCATTATAGTTGATCCTGTTATGGTGGCAAAAAGCGGGGACAGATTATTATTAGAGGAGGCTGTTGCTAGTTTGAAAAGCCGTATACTTCCAATATCTGCTGTAGTTACTCCGAATATACCAGAGGCTGAAGATTTAACTTCAAGAAAAATCAAAACCGATGAAGATATGATTAATGCCGCAAAAGAGATACTGGATATGGGAGCAAAAAATGTTATGCTTAAAGGCGGACATATGGAAGGCGAGCTTTCGAGAGATTTGTTTATGAACAGAGAAGGCAAAGAGTTTTTGGATGCCGTTAGAATAGACACAAAAAATACTCATGGAACAGGCTGTACATTATCGGCAGCTATTTGCAGTTATATAGCACATGGAAAAACTCCGCTTGAAGCCTGCAAACTCGGAAAGGAATATTTATTTAATGCCTTACAATCAGCCAAAACCGACAGCGTTGGAAAGGGTCATGGTCCAGTAAATCATTTCTATGACGCTTGGAAGCATTTGGATATATAA
- a CDS encoding ANTAR domain-containing protein codes for MRILVYDSSLQTRDSLISILITAGYEVVAVKDKKSILSMFGKLPFTAAIIEANESDEEMADILEKIYLDDRYNVHVIVHVENPSKEFFSKMMRIGVSGFLLKPFNEKDFLNRFTLLLEKANIKPKKLKHIVINDLDNFKLVFRHDGVRQILHGMIIEMSPIGLKFIMPPEEASIEVGHIIKNASMAISSYKISFSIIITEKIGNEYIGTFDELSAFNSKLICKFIYDKYIEKLK; via the coding sequence ATGCGTATATTAGTTTATGATTCATCTTTACAGACAAGAGACAGTCTTATCAGCATTCTTATAACTGCAGGGTATGAAGTAGTAGCAGTAAAGGATAAAAAAAGCATACTATCTATGTTTGGAAAACTTCCTTTTACTGCAGCTATTATAGAAGCTAATGAAAGCGATGAAGAGATGGCTGACATTTTAGAAAAAATATATTTAGATGACAGGTATAATGTTCATGTTATAGTGCATGTTGAAAATCCGAGTAAAGAGTTTTTCAGCAAGATGATGCGTATAGGAGTTTCCGGATTTTTATTAAAGCCTTTTAATGAAAAAGATTTTTTAAACAGATTTACTTTACTTTTAGAAAAAGCAAATATTAAACCTAAAAAATTAAAACATATAGTAATTAATGATTTGGATAATTTTAAATTGGTATTCAGGCATGATGGAGTAAGGCAAATACTTCATGGTATGATAATAGAAATGTCGCCTATTGGATTAAAATTTATTATGCCTCCTGAAGAGGCAAGTATAGAAGTGGGACATATTATTAAAAACGCTTCTATGGCTATAAGTTCATATAAAATAAGTTTTTCTATAATAATAACTGAAAAAATAGGTAATGAATATATAGGAACTTTTGATGAATTATCTGCTTTTAATTCTAAGCTAATATGTAAGTTTATATACGATAAATATATAGAAAAATTAAAATAA
- a CDS encoding N-6 DNA methylase, protein MQNSVLSEELNKLTLFNNEEKNHIEKLCTIDEKNILKIKCQIRNKDIKATPEELVRQLYLYRLMKDYKYNPSDIILESEISFGREKKRADIVINNKDGDAKIIIELKKSKEKEGKEQLKSYTNATGAPLAVWTNGIDIEYWHRKDPNYFESIKGIPEEGEKLSDYLNEPFTLLDLMIEDRLLEKNITLKKIIKDMEDEVLANAGVNVFEEGFKLIFTKLYDEFSVISKDKATIYTLADIDEEEPFIEKIKKLKELKYSNDSRLSKLKKLGFYNYGYDDELKKAINDLFERAQKKWKNVFPANSTISLSSSHLAVCVSSLQKVKLFNSNLEVIDEAFEYLINKDSKGEKGQYFTPRHVIDMCVKMLNPHKNESMIDTAAGSCGFPVHTWFNMIGHLFDGQEPNDDEKEYVENIFGLDFDERAVRVARTLNLIAGDGETNVLHINTLDYDKKRWDEKRDSDYREAFNNLIKHSVNKEDYKLFDFCLLLANPPFAGEIKEHRILAKYEIAKKGKKSIGRDILFIERNLDFVRDGGRLALVLPQGRFNNATDEYIRDFISEKARILAVVGLHGNTFKPHTGTKTSVIFLQKWNNDNSDPLYYCPKVEDYPIFFAVSEKAGKDNSGEYVYAKDKNGNELLDKHGHKIKDHDLHNHDGSLDDGIAEAFIEFAKKEKFSFWTY, encoded by the coding sequence ATGCAAAATTCTGTTTTGTCTGAAGAATTAAATAAATTGACTTTATTCAATAATGAAGAAAAAAATCATATAGAAAAATTATGTACGATTGATGAAAAAAATATTCTAAAAATAAAATGTCAAATTAGAAATAAAGATATAAAAGCTACACCAGAAGAGCTTGTACGCCAATTATATTTGTATAGATTGATGAAAGATTATAAATATAACCCTTCTGATATAATATTAGAAAGTGAAATATCTTTTGGAAGAGAGAAAAAAAGAGCTGATATTGTTATAAACAATAAAGATGGTGATGCAAAAATTATCATAGAATTAAAAAAATCTAAAGAAAAAGAAGGTAAGGAACAATTAAAAAGCTATACAAATGCCACAGGTGCACCTCTTGCTGTATGGACTAATGGTATAGATATAGAATATTGGCATAGAAAGGATCCAAATTATTTTGAAAGTATTAAGGGCATACCAGAAGAAGGAGAAAAATTAAGTGATTATTTAAATGAACCCTTTACATTATTAGATTTAATGATAGAAGACCGGCTGCTTGAGAAAAATATTACATTAAAAAAAATTATTAAAGATATGGAAGATGAAGTATTAGCAAATGCAGGAGTTAATGTATTTGAAGAAGGTTTTAAATTAATATTTACTAAACTTTATGATGAATTTTCAGTAATTTCAAAAGATAAAGCCACAATATATACACTTGCTGATATAGATGAAGAAGAACCGTTTATAGAAAAAATAAAAAAATTAAAAGAATTAAAATATTCAAATGACAGTAGACTTTCAAAATTAAAGAAATTGGGTTTTTATAATTACGGCTATGATGATGAATTAAAAAAAGCTATAAATGATTTATTTGAAAGAGCCCAGAAAAAGTGGAAAAATGTATTTCCAGCAAATAGTACAATTTCTCTTTCATCATCTCATTTGGCTGTTTGCGTATCTTCATTACAGAAAGTAAAATTATTTAATTCTAATCTCGAAGTAATAGATGAAGCATTTGAATACTTGATAAATAAAGACTCCAAAGGTGAGAAAGGACAATATTTTACACCTAGACATGTTATAGATATGTGCGTGAAAATGCTTAATCCTCATAAAAATGAAAGTATGATTGATACAGCCGCTGGAAGCTGCGGTTTTCCTGTTCATACTTGGTTTAATATGATAGGACATTTATTTGACGGACAAGAACCTAATGATGATGAAAAAGAATATGTAGAAAATATATTTGGGCTTGATTTTGATGAAAGAGCTGTACGTGTTGCAAGAACTTTGAATTTGATTGCTGGTGATGGTGAAACTAATGTACTTCATATTAACACATTAGATTATGATAAGAAACGTTGGGACGAAAAAAGAGATTCAGATTACCGAGAAGCATTTAATAATCTAATTAAGCATTCAGTTAATAAAGAAGATTATAAACTATTTGATTTTTGTTTATTACTTGCTAATCCACCATTTGCAGGTGAGATAAAAGAGCATAGAATATTAGCAAAATATGAAATAGCAAAAAAAGGTAAAAAATCTATAGGAAGGGATATTTTATTTATAGAAAGGAATTTAGATTTTGTTCGTGACGGCGGACGTTTAGCTTTGGTTTTACCTCAAGGAAGATTTAATAATGCTACAGATGAATATATAAGAGATTTTATTTCTGAAAAAGCTAGAATACTTGCAGTAGTAGGGCTTCATGGAAATACATTCAAACCGCATACAGGAACAAAAACAAGCGTAATATTTTTGCAAAAATGGAATAATGATAATTCAGATCCATTATATTATTGCCCTAAAGTAGAAGACTATCCAATATTTTTTGCTGTAAGTGAAAAGGCAGGCAAAGATAATAGCGGAGAATATGTATATGCAAAAGATAAAAACGGCAATGAACTTTTAGATAAACATGGACATAAAATAAAAGATCATGATCTTCATAATCATGATGGTTCATTAGATGACGGTATAGCTGAGGCATTTATAGAATTTGCTAAGAAAGAAAAATTTAGTTTCTGGACTTACTAA
- a CDS encoding ATP-binding protein, with amino-acid sequence MEDRKSIDSFFSDLSMGLLFAENTNEIDRVVDLFLEKTCQYYGFDCGEVYFPKGDYLILRGVYGIDRYYVCKVDFPIEASHCKDVLYEQKIFIGGNINHTNIEVFSNYASIFVLPIFFYAHPIGVVVFRNKENRIEFYREIVDEIKNVIGHFAVYANNVLQSVTYKERDKQLKLLRELYLKLSDVDDFENNLNNLASDIANIFTASKAFIRLRDEDNNLYLRSSYGFPENFDYSIFEDNSYIEEYWDNNIFFINNAANNKYYKKFEGIINRSVLFNRIPVKKGCIGYIVVIDKIPDAVNPLGDFDINDLNLFNPLLANISSRISEHYNMIELSKANEKNTKHMSRLNTLYDISNILLERSKTEDILFLLLTITTIGDVFAFNRAFAFLYDKEFNVFRGRMCVAPKNAQDAGMIWSNMQNLNKYALREKLMLSFDKRSVEDAWDLNQQFLNTVIPNNENCRLFFDVFNNKNSINVLNVENNDEVNQIKKYTNIFGDYPFAIIPIMNSVNCIGMIVVDNPYNGKPIPEDDLDYLKMFGRQAAVALEYSSLYNEMEKNNNALKAAEKTLLDLKSLAIIGEMSSSMAHNLRNFIVPIAGFANRLVKVSKDETIKNYAQIIANEVENLENYIRRNLSFAKSINLEVDNIKIDDMIKYLTILSKEYIKKSGKNIKFYALKMTKEDAVRWDYDRMNEVVFNLIINAIDAIEDNNKECSFISVIFDDNAYRESMIDIIVENTDSYIEPDLAEKIFTPFFTTKSHGVGIGLAISKRIVEAHGGSMVLKSVNDSFKITTFFVSIPVSLNN; translated from the coding sequence ATGGAAGATAGAAAATCGATAGACAGTTTTTTTTCAGATTTATCTATGGGGCTTCTTTTTGCCGAGAATACCAATGAGATAGACAGAGTTGTTGATTTGTTTTTGGAGAAAACTTGTCAGTATTACGGATTTGACTGCGGAGAGGTTTATTTTCCTAAAGGAGATTATCTTATATTAAGAGGAGTATATGGTATAGACAGATACTATGTATGTAAAGTGGATTTTCCTATAGAGGCTAGTCATTGTAAAGATGTATTGTATGAACAAAAAATTTTTATAGGCGGAAATATTAATCATACAAATATAGAAGTATTTTCTAATTATGCATCAATTTTTGTACTTCCAATATTTTTCTACGCTCACCCTATAGGTGTTGTTGTATTTAGAAATAAAGAAAATAGAATTGAATTTTATAGAGAAATAGTTGATGAGATAAAAAATGTTATAGGTCATTTTGCTGTTTATGCTAATAATGTACTTCAAAGTGTAACATACAAAGAAAGAGATAAGCAGTTAAAACTTCTTAGAGAGCTTTATTTAAAATTAAGCGATGTAGATGATTTTGAAAATAATCTTAATAATTTGGCTTCGGATATTGCTAATATTTTTACAGCGAGTAAGGCTTTTATTAGGCTTAGAGATGAAGATAATAATTTGTATTTAAGGTCAAGTTACGGATTTCCTGAAAATTTTGACTATTCTATTTTTGAAGATAATTCTTATATAGAAGAATATTGGGATAATAATATCTTTTTTATAAATAATGCTGCCAATAATAAATATTATAAGAAATTTGAAGGTATAATAAACAGATCAGTTCTTTTTAATAGAATACCAGTAAAAAAAGGCTGTATAGGCTATATTGTTGTTATAGATAAGATTCCGGATGCTGTTAATCCTCTTGGCGATTTTGATATTAATGATCTTAACTTATTTAATCCTCTTTTAGCAAATATATCAAGCAGAATCTCAGAACATTACAATATGATAGAATTAAGTAAAGCAAATGAAAAAAATACAAAGCATATGTCTCGTTTAAACACATTATATGATATAAGCAATATTTTATTAGAGCGTTCTAAAACCGAAGATATCTTGTTTTTGCTTCTAACTATTACAACTATAGGAGATGTATTTGCTTTTAATAGGGCTTTTGCTTTTCTTTACGATAAAGAGTTTAATGTATTTAGAGGACGTATGTGTGTAGCCCCAAAAAATGCTCAGGATGCGGGAATGATATGGAGCAATATGCAGAATTTGAATAAATATGCTTTAAGAGAAAAATTAATGCTTTCTTTTGATAAAAGAAGTGTTGAAGATGCATGGGATTTAAATCAGCAGTTTTTAAACACTGTTATACCTAATAATGAAAACTGCAGACTGTTTTTTGATGTATTTAATAATAAAAATAGTATTAATGTACTCAATGTAGAAAATAATGATGAAGTAAATCAAATAAAAAAATATACCAATATATTTGGAGATTATCCTTTTGCTATTATACCAATAATGAACTCTGTTAATTGTATAGGTATGATAGTTGTTGATAATCCTTATAATGGAAAGCCTATACCTGAAGATGATCTTGATTATTTAAAAATGTTTGGAAGGCAGGCGGCTGTTGCTTTGGAATATTCTTCTCTTTATAATGAAATGGAAAAAAATAATAATGCTCTTAAAGCAGCAGAGAAAACATTACTTGATTTAAAGAGTTTGGCTATAATAGGAGAGATGAGTTCTTCTATGGCACATAATTTAAGAAATTTTATAGTTCCTATTGCTGGGTTTGCAAATAGACTTGTAAAGGTGAGCAAAGATGAAACTATTAAAAATTATGCCCAGATAATTGCTAATGAAGTAGAAAATTTGGAAAATTATATTAGAAGAAATTTGTCATTTGCTAAAAGTATTAATTTGGAAGTTGATAATATAAAAATTGATGACATGATAAAATATTTAACTATTCTTTCAAAAGAATACATTAAAAAAAGCGGTAAAAATATCAAATTCTATGCTTTAAAAATGACAAAAGAAGATGCTGTAAGATGGGATTATGACAGAATGAATGAGGTTGTATTTAATCTTATCATCAATGCCATAGATGCTATAGAAGATAATAATAAAGAATGTTCATTTATCAGTGTTATATTTGATGATAATGCATATAGGGAATCTATGATAGATATAATAGTTGAAAATACAGATTCATATATAGAACCGGATTTGGCAGAGAAGATATTTACTCCGTTTTTTACCACAAAAAGTCATGGTGTAGGTATAGGTCTTGCTATATCTAAGAGAATAGTTGAAGCTCATGGGGGAAGTATGGTATTAAAAAGTGTTAATGATTCTTTCAAAATAACAACTTTTTTTGTTTCTATCCCTGTTAGTTTAAATAATTAA
- a CDS encoding restriction endonuclease subunit S domain-containing protein: protein MQYSIVYFSEASKEKRFDAEFYLPKYEIAYSKIKKYKWKYLRELIYSLGDYHSNGSYETLRNHVTLLNYKSYAYYLRTKELENNDFENDVLYVSESAYNFLEKSKLRGFEIAINKVGSPGNVYQVPNLNIPMTLGMNLFSIVPINNINCHYLYIYLSSYYGQLFLHQRVTGAVPPSIDKESVRKVPVPIFSDEFQKSIEKLVLEAHNQRQKSNSLMKEANQILEKEIGFDKLEIKKKKVNYSIVNYSETLLAKRIDAEYYQEKYKIIMDKIQSYKNGCIKIIDLNSINNKLVSIDKNKKYEYIELSNIDSMGFINNLELYYGYELPSRARRLLNNNDVIISSVEGSLDKSSLIYNNKNNLLCSTGFLVFNENEFINPETLFCFFRLTLIKELLKKITKGTILTAFDSNAICDIEIPNLDKNVQNIIAEKVQEAYKARDKAKALLEEAKKKVEDTIENGER, encoded by the coding sequence ATGCAGTATTCTATAGTTTATTTTAGCGAAGCAAGTAAAGAAAAGCGTTTCGATGCCGAGTTTTATTTACCAAAATATGAAATAGCATATAGTAAAATAAAAAAGTATAAATGGAAATATTTAAGGGAACTTATATATTCATTGGGTGATTATCATTCTAATGGTTCTTATGAAACATTAAGAAACCATGTAACATTATTAAATTATAAATCTTATGCTTACTATTTAAGAACAAAAGAACTTGAAAATAATGATTTTGAGAATGACGTTTTATATGTATCTGAATCAGCTTATAATTTTTTAGAAAAATCAAAATTAAGAGGATTTGAAATAGCTATAAATAAGGTTGGAAGTCCTGGAAATGTATATCAGGTTCCAAATTTAAATATACCAATGACTTTGGGAATGAATCTTTTTTCTATTGTACCAATAAATAATATCAATTGTCATTATTTATATATTTATTTAAGTTCTTATTATGGGCAACTTTTTTTACATCAAAGAGTTACAGGTGCAGTTCCTCCAAGTATTGATAAAGAATCTGTAAGAAAAGTACCAGTTCCAATATTCAGTGATGAGTTTCAAAAGTCTATAGAAAAACTTGTATTGGAGGCTCATAATCAAAGGCAGAAATCTAATTCTTTAATGAAAGAGGCTAATCAAATATTAGAAAAAGAAATTGGCTTTGATAAATTAGAAATTAAAAAGAAAAAAGTTAATTATTCCATAGTTAATTACAGCGAAACATTATTAGCAAAGCGAATAGATGCAGAGTATTATCAGGAAAAATATAAAATAATAATGGATAAGATACAGTCTTATAAAAATGGTTGTATTAAAATAATTGATTTGAATTCAATAAATAATAAATTAGTTTCTATAGATAAAAATAAAAAATATGAATATATAGAACTTTCTAATATAGACTCAATGGGATTTATAAATAATTTAGAATTATATTACGGATATGAATTACCATCTAGGGCTAGAAGATTATTAAATAATAATGATGTTATTATATCATCTGTAGAAGGTTCTTTAGATAAATCATCTTTAATCTACAATAATAAGAATAATTTACTTTGTTCAACTGGTTTTTTAGTTTTTAATGAAAATGAATTTATAAATCCTGAAACATTATTTTGTTTTTTTAGATTAACTTTAATAAAAGAGTTATTAAAAAAGATAACAAAAGGAACAATATTAACAGCTTTTGATAGTAATGCTATATGTGATATAGAAATTCCAAATTTAGATAAAAATGTTCAAAATATTATAGCTGAGAAGGTTCAGGAGGCTTATAAGGCTAGGGATAAGGCCAAGGCTTTACTTGAAGAGGCTAAAAAGAAAGTTGAGGATACTATAGAAAATGGGGAAAGATAA
- a CDS encoding DUF3810 domain-containing protein, which yields MKLKITLILSLVFIAVILKIITFSKNFVENFYSRTIYKTIAGSLNKLSSNVSFSIGEVLLFVFIITVILFIILAFKHSFFNHNIASIKEKLKMALNFIYVFICFIVIVYIVFMLVWGLNYYRVPLIEYYANNSSITDDDIYNLADRLIRNVNDLKDEMKYTDINTNYQVLNRIVESEYNKVFEYFEFLNMHYSKTKPIKISKLFLHLQITGIYSPFTSEANVNILIPSVSIPFTIAHEMAHQIGIAYEDEANFISYAACSKNTDVFVRYSANFEALLYVLGEIKRDENYSHLMSNLNSETKDEIKKYYEFWQGYSGQLSKVSEKVNDTYLKANNQQYGVKSYSRVVRLLVLYYKNNSHL from the coding sequence ATGAAATTAAAAATAACATTAATATTATCACTTGTTTTTATTGCTGTTATATTAAAAATAATAACTTTTTCTAAAAATTTTGTAGAAAACTTTTATTCTAGAACTATATATAAAACTATAGCAGGTTCTTTAAATAAACTCTCTTCTAATGTGAGTTTTTCTATAGGAGAAGTTCTGCTTTTTGTTTTTATCATAACAGTTATTTTATTTATAATACTTGCTTTTAAACATTCTTTTTTTAATCATAATATAGCTTCAATTAAAGAAAAATTAAAAATGGCTTTAAACTTTATATATGTTTTTATATGTTTTATAGTAATAGTATATATAGTTTTTATGCTGGTATGGGGACTTAATTATTACAGAGTACCTTTAATAGAGTATTATGCAAATAACAGCAGTATTACAGATGATGATATATATAATTTGGCTGACAGACTTATAAGAAACGTTAATGATCTTAAAGATGAGATGAAATATACTGATATTAATACTAATTATCAGGTATTAAATAGAATTGTAGAAAGTGAATATAATAAGGTATTTGAATACTTTGAGTTTCTTAATATGCATTATTCAAAAACAAAACCCATAAAGATATCAAAATTATTTTTACATCTGCAGATAACTGGAATATATTCTCCTTTTACATCAGAAGCTAATGTTAATATTCTTATTCCTAGTGTATCTATACCATTTACAATAGCACATGAGATGGCTCATCAAATAGGTATAGCTTACGAAGATGAGGCTAATTTTATATCATATGCGGCATGCTCAAAAAATACAGATGTTTTTGTAAGATACTCTGCCAATTTTGAGGCACTTCTTTATGTACTTGGAGAGATAAAGAGAGATGAAAATTATTCTCATTTGATGTCTAATTTAAATAGTGAAACTAAAGATGAAATAAAAAAATATTATGAGTTTTGGCAGGGATATTCTGGACAATTATCTAAAGTAAGCGAAAAAGTTAATGATACATATTTAAAAGCTAATAATCAGCAGTATGGAGTAAAAAGCTATTCTAGGGTTGTAAGATTATTGGTGCTTTATTATAAAAATAATTCTCATCTTTAA
- a CDS encoding alpha-amylase family glycosyl hydrolase, with the protein MRVSGYNLFPPLLGHIKNWYSHVDRIKAMGFEWIYINPITYPGFSGSLYAAKYYYQYNPSFFTSSNQNIAEKELKDFILYCRSKQIKVMIDLVINHSSKDCNLTQEHIEWYKTKDGSLQSPGAWDNGKWIEWGDLAIFNNKRDPNEKDEEEKEDINKDNSNENNPEATNNEILNPIWYYWNDLIKHNLDLGFEGFRCDAAYKVPKELWKYLIDNAKEHNKDVIFFAESLGCSIEDTEKLIDAGFDYVASSAKWWDYEGEWFVEQYDLVRKKCRQIAFPSNHDTKRLITEYDGNIWRVKQTFLFTAIVCDMWMITTGDEYGFINRCNVVGGSEKDYENISYDLSEYIKNIINYVKQNSILADCGEIVSLDIEEKKKLEKLKKEYEYHEHHEYYEDNSKEENNKKDPFRKFYKYSLDGKDKVLIVVNITSKERLLDANKYGIKYDISFDNVVSNITDTVKVLPYELKIFRLREDTYWA; encoded by the coding sequence ATGAGAGTATCTGGATATAATTTGTTTCCGCCGCTTTTGGGGCATATAAAAAATTGGTACAGCCATGTTGATAGAATCAAGGCTATGGGGTTTGAATGGATATATATAAATCCTATTACATATCCTGGTTTCAGCGGCAGTTTGTATGCCGCTAAATATTATTATCAGTATAACCCTTCATTTTTTACAAGCAGTAATCAAAATATAGCTGAAAAAGAGTTAAAAGATTTTATACTTTATTGCCGTAGTAAGCAGATTAAAGTAATGATAGATTTAGTTATTAATCACTCTTCAAAAGACTGTAATTTAACTCAGGAGCATATAGAATGGTACAAAACTAAAGACGGATCTTTGCAGTCGCCGGGGGCTTGGGATAATGGTAAATGGATTGAATGGGGCGATTTGGCTATATTCAATAATAAAAGAGATCCTAATGAAAAAGATGAAGAAGAAAAAGAAGACATAAATAAAGATAATAGTAATGAAAATAATCCTGAAGCTACAAATAATGAAATATTAAATCCTATATGGTATTATTGGAATGATTTGATAAAACATAATCTTGATTTGGGATTTGAAGGCTTTAGATGCGATGCTGCATATAAAGTACCTAAAGAATTATGGAAGTATTTGATAGATAATGCTAAAGAACACAATAAAGATGTTATATTTTTTGCTGAGAGTTTAGGCTGTTCTATTGAGGATACGGAAAAACTTATAGATGCAGGATTTGATTATGTTGCAAGCAGTGCTAAATGGTGGGATTATGAGGGAGAATGGTTTGTAGAACAGTATGATTTGGTACGCAAAAAATGCAGACAAATAGCTTTTCCAAGCAATCATGATACTAAAAGACTTATTACAGAGTATGACGGAAATATTTGGAGAGTAAAGCAGACTTTTTTATTTACAGCTATAGTATGTGATATGTGGATGATAACTACAGGTGATGAATATGGATTTATAAACAGATGCAATGTTGTAGGTGGAAGTGAGAAAGATTATGAAAATATAAGCTATGACTTAAGCGAATATATCAAAAATATTATAAATTATGTAAAACAAAACAGTATACTTGCAGACTGTGGTGAAATAGTTTCTCTTGATATAGAAGAAAAAAAGAAACTGGAAAAATTAAAAAAAGAATATGAATATCATGAGCATCATGAATATTATGAGGATAACAGTAAGGAAGAAAATAATAAAAAAGATCCTTTTAGAAAATTTTATAAATACAGTTTAGATGGCAAGGATAAAGTTTTAATAGTTGTAAATATTACTTCCAAAGAAAGGCTGCTTGATGCTAATAAATACGGCATTAAGTATGATATCTCTTTTGATAATGTGGTTAGTAATATTACAGATACTGTAAAAGTATTGCCGTATGAGCTTAAAATATTTAGATTAAGAGAAGATACTTATTGGGCGTAA